One Aliidiomarina minuta genomic region harbors:
- a CDS encoding rhodanese-like domain-containing protein: MSELLDFATEHYILSTSWVIIVLLLIANLVKYRFSSVKVLSPQEATIATNRNGVFVDVRSEEEYAAGHIQGARHIPLEKIRAGETKPLEKFKDAPIVFVCNHGNQAKTAANIMAKQEYSEASVLQGGMHAWRNASFPVSKKKTTGKKAK; encoded by the coding sequence ATGAGTGAATTATTAGATTTTGCCACCGAACATTACATTCTAAGCACCTCGTGGGTGATTATTGTTCTTTTACTGATTGCCAACCTGGTTAAGTACCGGTTTTCCTCAGTGAAAGTCTTGTCGCCACAAGAAGCGACCATAGCAACAAACCGCAATGGTGTTTTTGTCGATGTTCGTTCTGAAGAAGAATATGCAGCAGGTCATATTCAGGGCGCGCGACATATTCCACTAGAAAAAATACGTGCCGGTGAAACCAAACCTCTTGAAAAATTCAAAGATGCCCCCATCGTCTTCGTATGCAATCATGGTAATCAAGCCAAAACAGCGGCAAATATCATGGCGAAGCAGGAATATTCAGAGGCCTCGGTATTGCAAGGCGGTATGCATGCATGGAGAAATGCAAGCTTCCCGGTCAGCAAAAAGAAAACGACTGGCAAAAAAGCTAAATAA
- the ftsX gene encoding permease-like cell division protein FtsX, which yields MSFLFRNKSPKQGAVTNQITQFRRFIMFWVTNAQQAIGSLGELARTPFASMMTIAVLGLSLTLPATLYVVVKNSQAVGAQWETASEITLFLQKELNTEQVETFKRRVELKDEVSSVSWISRDEALREFREYSGFGSAIDYLESNPLPDVLLVIPATDYRSSNRAADLQASLERESEVTDAKLDLDWIERLHALVRLVEDSLAALALLLCIAVVLIVGNTIRLGILNRRDEIMIMKLVGATNSYIQRPFLYTGAWYGIVGGFIAWIATILLVWWLRAAVLRVTELYDSQFRLQGLTFNELLILWCIAVGLGLLGSWLAVRRHVAEIEPR from the coding sequence ATGAGTTTTTTATTTCGCAATAAAAGTCCTAAACAAGGGGCGGTGACTAATCAAATCACTCAGTTCCGGCGTTTTATCATGTTCTGGGTGACTAATGCACAACAGGCCATTGGTAGTTTAGGCGAGCTGGCACGTACACCTTTTGCGTCGATGATGACCATTGCTGTGTTAGGACTTAGCCTGACCTTGCCTGCTACTTTGTATGTGGTCGTCAAAAACAGCCAGGCGGTGGGTGCTCAATGGGAAACCGCGTCGGAGATTACGCTGTTTCTACAAAAAGAGCTGAACACCGAACAGGTGGAGACTTTTAAGCGTCGGGTTGAGCTTAAAGATGAAGTAAGTAGTGTCAGCTGGATTTCCCGCGATGAAGCATTACGGGAATTCCGTGAATACTCGGGTTTTGGCAGCGCCATTGACTATCTGGAAAGCAATCCATTGCCGGATGTTTTATTAGTTATTCCCGCGACGGACTATAGGAGCTCTAACAGGGCCGCTGATTTACAGGCCAGTCTGGAACGTGAGAGCGAGGTCACCGACGCGAAACTGGATTTGGACTGGATAGAACGGTTGCATGCGTTAGTGCGCCTGGTTGAAGACTCCCTGGCGGCGCTGGCTTTATTGTTGTGTATAGCGGTAGTACTGATTGTCGGCAACACTATAAGGTTGGGCATTCTTAACCGGCGCGATGAAATCATGATCATGAAGCTGGTAGGGGCCACCAATAGCTATATTCAGCGCCCTTTCCTGTATACCGGAGCATGGTATGGCATTGTGGGTGGTTTTATCGCCTGGATAGCCACCATTCTCTTGGTCTGGTGGTTGCGCGCTGCCGTGCTTAGGGTGACTGAGCTGTATGATAGCCAGTTTCGTTTGCAGGGCCTGACTTTTAATGAATTACTTATACTCTGGTGTATCGCGGTAGGACTGGGATTGTTGGGGTCCTGGCTGGCAGTGCGTCGGCATGTGGCGGAAATTGAACCACGGTAA
- the gpsA gene encoding NAD(P)H-dependent glycerol-3-phosphate dehydrogenase, which produces MNTTVANSAITVLGAGSYGTALAICIARKGVALTLWGRNSDDMQNMQNERENSRYLPGCPLPDGITLEADLAKAVEGSDTILIVVPSYGFAEVLEQIKPYLRPTARVAWATKGLEPGTGRLLSDVAVDILGPERPLAVLSGPTFAAEMAKGMPTAIAVASTQPGFVSELSEMLHCDRSFRVYLNDDFIGIQLGGAVKNVIAIGAGMADGIGFGANTRTALITRGLAELTRLGIAVGGKPETFTGMAGLGDLILTCTDNQSRNRRFGMGLGKGRSVDEAMADIGQAVEGYRNTKEVFELAKRYDVEMPIVEQIYYVLYEGKEPMQASQDLLSRAQTTESL; this is translated from the coding sequence GTGAATACAACGGTAGCGAATAGCGCAATTACCGTACTGGGGGCGGGGTCTTATGGCACCGCCCTTGCTATTTGTATTGCGCGTAAAGGCGTAGCTTTAACGCTGTGGGGTCGCAATAGCGATGACATGCAGAATATGCAGAACGAGCGTGAAAACTCTCGTTATCTGCCGGGCTGTCCTTTACCTGATGGCATTACGTTAGAGGCCGATCTGGCAAAAGCGGTGGAGGGTTCAGACACTATTTTGATAGTGGTTCCCAGCTATGGTTTCGCTGAGGTGTTGGAGCAAATCAAGCCTTATTTACGACCGACAGCAAGGGTTGCCTGGGCAACTAAAGGATTGGAGCCGGGCACCGGACGGTTATTGTCTGATGTGGCGGTGGATATTCTGGGGCCAGAACGGCCTTTAGCGGTACTTTCCGGACCTACTTTTGCAGCAGAAATGGCGAAAGGCATGCCCACGGCTATTGCGGTGGCGTCTACCCAACCGGGTTTTGTCTCTGAGTTGTCCGAAATGCTGCATTGCGATCGCTCATTCAGGGTCTACCTGAACGATGATTTTATTGGCATTCAGCTTGGTGGCGCGGTCAAAAATGTGATTGCGATAGGTGCCGGCATGGCTGATGGTATAGGTTTTGGGGCAAACACCCGAACTGCGCTTATTACCCGGGGGCTGGCTGAACTGACTCGTCTGGGTATCGCGGTGGGTGGTAAACCGGAAACTTTCACTGGCATGGCCGGTCTGGGTGACCTTATATTGACCTGTACTGATAACCAGTCCCGAAATCGCCGTTTCGGCATGGGCTTGGGTAAAGGTCGCAGTGTTGACGAGGCGATGGCTGATATCGGCCAGGCGGTGGAAGGTTACCGCAATACCAAAGAGGTATTTGAGCTGGCTAAGCGGTACGATGTGGAAATGCCGATTGTTGAGCAAATTTATTATGTGCTCTATGAAGGCAAAGAGCCGATGCAGGCTTCTCAGGACTTATTGAGCCGCGCGCAGACTACAGAAAGTCTTTAA
- the dut gene encoding dUTP diphosphatase has product MNKSIDVKILDPRVGKDFPLPAYATAGSAGLDLRACLNHSITLDPGETVLVGTGLAVHIADPGLAATILPRSGLGHKHGIVLGNLVGLIDSDYQGELKVSVWNRGKQPFTIEPGERIAQMVIVPIVQVDFNLVSDFSDSSRGAGGFGHSGRH; this is encoded by the coding sequence ATGAATAAATCTATAGACGTAAAAATTCTCGATCCACGAGTAGGCAAAGACTTTCCATTACCCGCTTATGCAACTGCTGGCTCAGCGGGACTGGATCTGCGTGCTTGTTTGAATCACTCAATTACTCTGGACCCTGGTGAAACTGTACTGGTGGGAACGGGATTAGCGGTGCATATTGCAGACCCGGGCCTGGCCGCGACGATATTACCGCGCTCTGGTCTGGGTCATAAGCATGGCATAGTGTTAGGTAACCTGGTAGGTCTGATAGACTCCGATTATCAGGGTGAACTGAAAGTTTCGGTGTGGAACCGGGGAAAACAGCCTTTTACCATTGAACCGGGGGAGCGTATTGCGCAAATGGTAATAGTGCCTATCGTTCAGGTCGATTTTAATCTGGTCAGTGATTTTAGTGACAGCAGCCGGGGGGCTGGAGGTTTTGGTCATTCAGGTAGGCACTAA
- the secB gene encoding protein-export chaperone SecB, translating to MADEQQQPQQNGAAQDEQQKPQFAIQRIFVKDVSFEAPNAPDVFRKDWKPELNVDMNVSNKKLDDGVYEVILTLTAKNTVGEETAFLCEVSQAGIFSITDDMPEANRAHTLGAFCPNILFPYARETISSLVTRGTFPQLNLAPVNFDAVFAQHVQQQQQQQAAGEQKQDA from the coding sequence ATGGCTGACGAACAGCAACAACCGCAGCAAAATGGCGCGGCTCAAGATGAACAGCAAAAACCTCAGTTCGCGATTCAGCGTATCTTTGTAAAAGACGTTTCTTTTGAAGCGCCAAATGCACCAGATGTTTTCCGTAAAGATTGGAAACCAGAGCTTAACGTCGATATGAACGTAAGCAACAAAAAACTGGATGACGGCGTTTATGAAGTGATTTTGACACTGACAGCGAAGAACACAGTCGGTGAAGAAACTGCATTTTTATGTGAGGTTTCGCAGGCTGGTATCTTCAGTATTACTGACGACATGCCAGAAGCGAACCGCGCCCATACACTGGGTGCTTTCTGTCCTAATATTCTGTTCCCTTATGCGCGTGAAACTATCAGCAGCCTGGTTACCCGTGGTACTTTCCCACAGCTTAACCTTGCTCCGGTTAACTTTGACGCCGTCTTTGCTCAACACGTACAGCAGCAACAGCAACAACAAGCTGCTGGTGAGCAGAAGCAAGACGCGTAA
- a CDS encoding murein hydrolase activator EnvC family protein, giving the protein MILKRCSQLLSAFLLALLMTLALPLAAADTEEEYARAAAELEALQKEIESRRKSVQRRQQRLSGIERDLQSIESKINESTQQIQRTERQLEENQERIAELEREESVLEEQLQVQAELLADQIESAYRSGSHDFVQMLLNQQDPSRIERLLTYYRYFNDARMQQLQELHATEQELAEVVAEVARQRDNLTAAIARQQRQRNTLEEQKEEQESSARQLRVAQQTEETELTDLLQNEQELTELLAVLDDVLSQQQIDLAGLGSLRNSLSWPTEGSIRHGYGQRRSGEVNWKGVVINTNTEQPVKVIADGRVLFSDWLRGFGLVIVVDHGEGYMSLYGYNQSLTRDVGEEVRRGDTIALTGQSGGQERSGLYFEIRHEGNPIDPVRYIRR; this is encoded by the coding sequence ATGATACTCAAGCGCTGTTCCCAATTGCTGTCAGCATTTCTGTTGGCGTTATTAATGACGCTGGCTTTGCCCCTTGCTGCGGCTGACACCGAAGAAGAATATGCGCGTGCTGCAGCTGAGCTGGAAGCTCTGCAAAAGGAAATTGAATCGCGTCGCAAATCAGTGCAGCGTCGCCAGCAAAGACTGTCGGGTATCGAGCGCGACCTGCAGAGTATTGAGAGTAAAATCAACGAGAGTACGCAGCAAATTCAACGTACCGAACGTCAGCTGGAAGAAAATCAAGAGCGCATCGCTGAGTTGGAACGGGAAGAAAGCGTACTCGAAGAACAACTGCAGGTTCAGGCCGAGTTACTGGCTGATCAAATAGAAAGCGCCTACCGCTCAGGTAGTCACGATTTTGTGCAGATGCTGCTTAATCAGCAGGATCCTTCTCGTATTGAGCGCTTACTTACCTATTATCGTTATTTTAATGACGCTCGTATGCAGCAACTGCAAGAACTGCATGCTACTGAGCAGGAATTAGCGGAGGTGGTCGCGGAAGTAGCGAGACAAAGGGACAACCTGACCGCTGCCATAGCCCGCCAACAGCGTCAGCGAAATACTTTAGAAGAACAAAAAGAAGAACAGGAAAGCAGTGCTCGCCAACTACGCGTGGCGCAGCAAACGGAAGAAACCGAGCTTACCGACTTACTGCAGAATGAACAGGAGTTAACTGAACTTCTGGCAGTACTTGACGATGTACTTAGTCAGCAGCAAATCGACCTGGCGGGGCTCGGCTCTTTGCGTAATAGTCTGAGCTGGCCAACTGAAGGCTCTATTCGACATGGTTACGGTCAACGTCGCAGCGGCGAGGTAAACTGGAAAGGTGTAGTTATTAACACCAATACCGAACAGCCGGTAAAAGTTATTGCTGATGGCCGGGTTTTGTTCTCCGACTGGTTACGTGGTTTTGGTCTGGTGATTGTAGTCGACCATGGCGAAGGTTATATGAGTCTGTATGGCTATAATCAGTCGCTAACCCGAGATGTGGGTGAAGAAGTTCGTCGGGGCGATACTATTGCTTTAACCGGCCAAAGTGGAGGCCAGGAAAGATCAGGACTCTACTTTGAAATTCGCCACGAGGGTAATCCCATCGATCCCGTGCGCTATATTCGTCGCTGA
- the radC gene encoding RadC family protein — protein sequence MQRTSIKNWPVLERPREKCQQQGAKALSDAELLAILFGTGAGGQDVLSWSRSLLQQSGSLGELLTLPTDKLLSLKGIGPARCFQLQVIMELAKRYLASTLQQGEGFTRPELVRDYLATQLRHQPREVFAILLLDSQHRLLQFVELFHGTINAAPVYPREIIKLVMQYNAAAVILAHNHPSGVAEPSQADQRVTERIKSALQTIDVSLLDHFVIGTEGTVSFAERGIL from the coding sequence ATGCAACGTACCTCAATTAAGAACTGGCCAGTATTGGAGCGGCCCCGGGAAAAATGTCAGCAGCAGGGTGCTAAAGCACTCAGCGATGCCGAATTACTGGCTATATTGTTCGGCACCGGGGCTGGCGGTCAGGATGTATTAAGCTGGAGCCGCTCTCTTTTGCAACAAAGCGGCAGCCTGGGTGAGTTACTGACACTGCCGACTGACAAACTACTCAGTCTTAAAGGCATAGGCCCGGCCCGTTGTTTTCAACTGCAGGTTATTATGGAGCTGGCAAAGCGTTATCTGGCCAGCACTTTGCAGCAGGGAGAAGGTTTTACCCGGCCGGAGCTGGTTCGGGATTACCTGGCCACCCAGTTACGCCATCAGCCCCGTGAAGTATTCGCTATTTTACTACTCGACAGCCAGCACCGGCTACTGCAGTTTGTCGAACTCTTTCACGGCACTATTAACGCCGCACCGGTCTATCCCCGTGAGATCATTAAGCTGGTGATGCAATACAACGCCGCAGCAGTCATTCTCGCGCACAATCACCCCTCAGGAGTGGCAGAGCCTAGCCAGGCAGACCAGAGGGTCACAGAGCGGATTAAAAGCGCTTTACAGACTATAGATGTGAGCCTGCTGGATCATTTTGTAATAGGGACTGAAGGGACCGTTTCTTTTGCTGAGCGAGGGATCTTATAA
- a CDS encoding YkgJ family cysteine cluster protein has product MHCRKGCGACCVAPSISSAIPGMPQGKPANTRCIQLDDDNLCKLFGDPRRPAVCEQFKADADICGDSREQALGLLIQLESLTQ; this is encoded by the coding sequence ATGCACTGCCGGAAGGGGTGCGGCGCCTGTTGCGTCGCCCCTTCTATCTCTTCTGCCATTCCAGGCATGCCGCAAGGCAAACCCGCTAATACCCGCTGTATTCAATTAGATGACGATAATCTTTGCAAACTCTTCGGCGATCCACGTCGGCCGGCTGTATGCGAGCAGTTTAAAGCGGATGCTGATATTTGTGGTGACAGTCGTGAGCAGGCGCTGGGTCTGCTAATCCAGCTGGAATCTTTGACCCAGTAA
- the rpoH gene encoding RNA polymerase sigma factor RpoH, with product MSTQINSMALAVPRSGSLEAYISSVNGIPMLSADEEKSLAERLQNEGDLAAAKQLIMSHLRFVVHIARGYSGYGLQQADLIQEGNIGLMKAVKRFDPTVGVRLVSFAVHWIKAEIHEFVLRNWRIVKVATTKAQRKLFFNLRKAKKRLGWFNRKEVDTVAEALGVSSAEVMEMESRMAAHDPAFELSSDDDDAREGAAFSPAQYLEDKSADVATQVESENWDAHSNRRLSHALSALDDRSQHIVRSRWLDDKKITLQDLADEYQVSAERIRQLEQNAMKKLRSAML from the coding sequence ATGAGCACGCAGATAAATTCGATGGCATTAGCGGTTCCACGTAGTGGTAGTCTGGAAGCCTATATTTCATCGGTAAACGGCATACCAATGCTGAGTGCTGACGAAGAAAAATCACTGGCAGAACGTCTGCAGAATGAAGGTGATCTTGCGGCTGCAAAGCAGCTCATTATGTCGCACCTGCGTTTTGTCGTGCATATCGCTCGCGGCTATTCCGGTTATGGTCTGCAGCAGGCTGATTTAATTCAGGAAGGCAATATCGGTTTGATGAAAGCGGTTAAGCGTTTTGACCCTACTGTAGGGGTGCGTTTGGTTTCTTTTGCCGTTCACTGGATTAAAGCTGAAATTCACGAATTTGTATTACGCAACTGGCGCATTGTTAAAGTCGCCACGACCAAAGCTCAGCGTAAGTTGTTTTTTAATCTGCGCAAAGCGAAAAAGCGCCTGGGTTGGTTTAACCGTAAAGAAGTAGATACTGTTGCGGAAGCTTTAGGTGTGAGCAGTGCAGAGGTTATGGAAATGGAGTCGCGTATGGCGGCTCATGACCCGGCTTTTGAACTGAGTTCAGATGACGATGATGCACGTGAAGGCGCGGCTTTTTCGCCGGCTCAGTATCTGGAAGATAAAAGTGCAGATGTTGCGACTCAGGTAGAAAGTGAAAACTGGGACGCGCATTCAAACCGGCGTCTGAGTCATGCTTTGTCAGCACTGGATGACCGTAGTCAGCACATAGTGCGTTCGCGCTGGTTAGACGATAAGAAAATTACCCTGCAGGATCTGGCTGATGAATATCAGGTTTCGGCCGAACGTATTCGCCAGCTTGAGCAGAACGCGATGAAGAAACTACGTTCTGCCATGCTATAA
- the gpmI gene encoding 2,3-bisphosphoglycerate-independent phosphoglycerate mutase, which translates to MSAPQSSAKKTLALLILDGWGIREDTTDNAIAAAHTPVLDSLYKNHPNTLVDGSGMAVGLPEGQMGNSEVGHVNLGAGRIVYQDLTRISKAIEDGSFNQNPQLQQAISSAKANNGRVHIMGLFSPGGVHSHENHMLAMVKMAAAEGVEDILVHAFLDGRDTPPRSADASLQRFEHCFAELGKGRIASLCGRYFAMDRDNRWDRVERAYRLLCEAKADFYYNDARLALKEAYERQESDEFVQPSWIGEQRPIADGDSVIFMNFRADRARELTHAFTDQEFSHFKRDQHPQLGCFVMLTEFAADIKAPVAFPPESLNNVLGEWLAKHNRTQLRISETEKYAHVTFFFSGGRENEFEGEKRVLIPSPQVATYDLQPEMSSTELTDALVEAVHGGEFDVIVCNYPNGDMVGHTGNFDAAVKACEAVDRCIGRVVEALQQTGGECLITADHGNAEQMEDASTGQSHTAHTSMPVPFIYVGREATPVDGGRLSDVAPTMLHLLGLEQPQEMTGKTLMQLKHKENSG; encoded by the coding sequence ATGAGCGCGCCGCAATCTTCAGCTAAAAAAACTCTCGCCCTGCTAATTCTGGATGGCTGGGGCATTCGCGAAGACACTACCGATAACGCCATCGCCGCCGCTCATACTCCGGTTCTGGACAGCCTCTATAAAAATCACCCTAACACCCTCGTCGACGGGTCAGGCATGGCGGTTGGTCTTCCCGAAGGACAAATGGGTAATTCCGAAGTGGGCCATGTCAATCTGGGTGCCGGACGCATCGTGTATCAGGATCTGACTCGTATCAGCAAAGCAATAGAAGACGGCAGTTTCAATCAGAACCCACAGCTGCAGCAGGCTATTAGCAGTGCCAAAGCAAATAATGGCCGGGTTCATATCATGGGTTTGTTCTCCCCAGGTGGCGTGCATAGCCATGAGAACCATATGCTGGCTATGGTAAAAATGGCTGCCGCAGAAGGTGTCGAGGATATTTTGGTCCACGCCTTCCTGGATGGTCGTGATACGCCGCCACGCTCAGCCGATGCCAGTCTGCAACGCTTTGAACATTGTTTCGCCGAATTGGGCAAGGGTCGCATTGCCAGCCTTTGTGGTCGTTATTTTGCTATGGACCGTGATAATCGATGGGATCGAGTGGAGCGCGCTTACCGGCTGCTTTGCGAAGCTAAAGCAGACTTTTATTATAACGACGCCCGTCTGGCCCTGAAAGAAGCTTACGAGCGCCAGGAAAGCGATGAATTTGTGCAGCCGAGCTGGATTGGTGAGCAGCGCCCGATTGCCGACGGCGACAGTGTGATTTTTATGAACTTCAGAGCCGACCGCGCCCGGGAATTAACCCATGCTTTTACCGACCAGGAGTTTAGCCACTTTAAACGAGACCAGCATCCGCAACTGGGTTGTTTTGTTATGCTGACCGAATTTGCCGCTGACATTAAAGCTCCAGTCGCGTTTCCTCCAGAAAGCTTGAATAACGTTCTTGGCGAGTGGCTGGCGAAACACAATCGTACCCAATTACGAATTTCTGAAACTGAAAAGTATGCTCACGTAACCTTTTTCTTTAGCGGCGGCAGAGAGAACGAATTTGAAGGCGAAAAGCGAGTGCTGATTCCATCACCTCAAGTTGCCACTTATGACCTGCAGCCGGAGATGAGCTCCACCGAACTAACCGATGCCCTGGTTGAAGCCGTTCACGGTGGCGAATTTGATGTTATTGTCTGTAATTATCCAAATGGCGATATGGTGGGCCATACTGGTAATTTTGACGCCGCGGTGAAAGCCTGTGAAGCCGTTGATCGTTGCATAGGTCGTGTAGTCGAAGCCTTGCAACAAACCGGTGGCGAATGTCTGATTACAGCCGACCACGGCAATGCCGAGCAAATGGAAGATGCCAGCACAGGACAATCGCATACGGCGCATACCAGTATGCCGGTGCCATTCATTTATGTTGGCCGCGAAGCGACACCAGTAGACGGAGGCCGATTATCTGATGTGGCACCCACTATGCTTCACTTATTAGGACTGGAACAACCTCAGGAAATGACAGGCAAAACGCTGATGCAGTTAAAACACAAGGAAAATTCAGGTTAA
- the ftsE gene encoding cell division ATP-binding protein FtsE has product MIKFEQVSKTYPGGFQALNQVNFHLRAGELAFLTGHSGAGKSTLLRLIALMERPTVGRVLINGHDLRKVKSRQVPFVRRDIGMIFQDHRLLMDKTVHDNVALPLLIEGYSHKEARKRVQAALDKVGLSSKERHYPIMLSGGEQQRVGIARAIVNKPPLLLADEPTGNLDPKLSMDIMRLFESFNSVGVSVLIASHDLGLIARMRYRTLTLKDGRMIDDGLASDSHAGFERGGAL; this is encoded by the coding sequence ATGATTAAATTTGAGCAGGTCAGTAAAACATACCCCGGCGGTTTTCAGGCCTTAAACCAGGTCAATTTTCATCTGCGCGCCGGAGAACTGGCGTTTCTGACTGGCCACTCAGGAGCGGGGAAAAGTACCTTACTGCGTTTGATAGCTCTGATGGAGCGTCCAACTGTAGGGCGGGTCCTGATTAACGGTCATGATTTACGTAAAGTGAAAAGCAGGCAAGTACCTTTTGTACGTCGCGATATCGGTATGATCTTTCAGGACCACAGGTTGCTGATGGATAAAACAGTACATGACAATGTGGCACTACCATTATTGATTGAAGGTTATAGCCATAAAGAAGCCCGCAAGCGGGTGCAGGCGGCGCTGGATAAAGTCGGCCTGAGTAGTAAAGAGCGTCATTATCCAATCATGCTGTCCGGTGGTGAGCAGCAACGGGTTGGTATCGCGCGGGCTATTGTGAACAAGCCACCTCTGCTGCTGGCGGATGAGCCTACCGGTAATCTGGATCCTAAACTTTCCATGGATATCATGCGGTTATTTGAGTCGTTCAATAGCGTTGGAGTTTCCGTTTTAATTGCCAGCCATGACTTAGGTCTTATCGCTCGTATGCGTTATCGCACACTTACCTTAAAAGACGGCCGCATGATCGATGACGGCCTGGCCAGCGATTCGCATGCTGGTTTTGAGCGCGGTGGCGCACTATGA
- the coaBC gene encoding bifunctional phosphopantothenoylcysteine decarboxylase/phosphopantothenate--cysteine ligase CoaBC, protein MSSLSGKRILLGITGGIAAYKTPELVRRLKDEGAEVRVVMTQGAKAFITPLTLQAVSGLAVHDDLLDPAAEAAMGHIELAKWADLIVIAPATASAMARIAHGHADDLLSTLCLATAAPIALAPAMNQQMWAAPATQRNLQQLQADGRLVWGPAEGSQACGDVGAGRMLEALELVAQVQAYLDIGKNAVLAGRKVMITAGPTREALDPVRYISNHSSGKMGFALAAAAAAAGADVTLVSGPVSLPTPAGVSRKDVTSAADMLAAVEQQITQQDVFIGCAAVADYRAEQVAGQKMKKQGADDDHVTLRLRKNPDILAWVAALEKAPFTCGFAAETENLHNYAKSKMQRKGIRMIAANDVSQSDTGFNSDYNSIDLFWRDATEEVQHQALGAASKQQLAQRIVQQIASQLSASEEH, encoded by the coding sequence ATGAGCAGCTTATCGGGTAAGCGAATTTTACTGGGTATTACGGGCGGTATAGCTGCCTACAAGACGCCGGAACTGGTGCGTCGGCTGAAAGACGAAGGTGCTGAAGTGCGGGTTGTTATGACTCAGGGCGCTAAAGCTTTTATTACGCCTTTGACGCTACAGGCGGTGTCAGGGCTCGCGGTGCATGATGACTTGCTGGACCCCGCCGCAGAAGCCGCGATGGGACACATAGAGTTAGCTAAATGGGCTGACCTGATAGTTATAGCACCGGCTACCGCAAGTGCGATGGCGCGTATAGCTCATGGCCATGCCGACGATTTACTCAGTACTTTGTGCCTGGCTACGGCGGCTCCTATCGCGCTTGCACCTGCGATGAATCAGCAAATGTGGGCGGCACCAGCAACACAGCGTAATCTTCAGCAATTGCAGGCAGATGGACGCCTTGTCTGGGGGCCCGCAGAAGGTAGTCAGGCCTGTGGTGATGTAGGTGCTGGACGTATGCTCGAAGCGTTGGAGTTGGTCGCGCAGGTACAGGCTTATTTAGATATCGGAAAAAATGCTGTATTGGCTGGTCGTAAGGTAATGATAACGGCGGGGCCCACCCGGGAAGCACTGGATCCTGTTCGCTATATTAGCAATCACAGCTCCGGTAAAATGGGTTTTGCACTGGCAGCAGCGGCGGCAGCGGCTGGTGCAGATGTTACCCTTGTCAGTGGCCCGGTTAGCTTACCCACGCCTGCAGGTGTTAGCCGGAAAGATGTTACCAGTGCCGCCGATATGCTGGCAGCGGTAGAGCAACAGATAACCCAGCAGGATGTATTCATTGGTTGCGCGGCCGTAGCGGATTACCGTGCCGAACAGGTTGCAGGACAAAAAATGAAAAAGCAGGGCGCTGATGACGATCACGTGACACTGCGTTTACGGAAGAACCCGGATATTCTGGCCTGGGTAGCCGCCCTTGAGAAGGCGCCGTTTACCTGTGGTTTTGCTGCAGAAACTGAAAACTTACATAATTACGCAAAAAGTAAAATGCAGCGTAAAGGTATTCGTATGATTGCCGCTAACGATGTAAGTCAGAGCGATACGGGTTTCAACAGTGATTATAACAGTATTGATTTATTCTGGCGTGATGCGACAGAAGAAGTTCAGCATCAGGCCTTAGGGGCAGCGTCTAAGCAACAGCTGGCGCAGCGTATTGTGCAACAGATCGCCAGTCAACTGAGCGCGAGTGAAGAACATTAA